The following proteins come from a genomic window of Thermoplasmata archaeon:
- a CDS encoding NDP-sugar synthase — protein sequence MKAIVLAGGEGTRLKPLTYKRPKPLMPVAGRPCIDYVIRSLVASGFQEIITTTSYLSDTLIKSIGDGLDYNASILYSFEANPAGTAGAVRRVANFIDDTFVVAMGDILADVDFRALYDFHKRKGGVVTIALTEVEDPTQYGIVGLDAKGRIQKFKEKPPKEEAFSKLANAGIYVCEPEILDFIPADQKFDFSKDLFPKLMSKGLALYGQRLEGVWMDIGRPHDLWLASMEVVRREGKPLRRPGVASEGPVILDASAVLEDGVTLTGPCYVGPAATMRRASVVDNACLYESARLEGRAVVRKSIVLEGSVVGPGAEIVDSVVSQNCVIGEGAHISRSIIGDDMTVRAGSRLENATVS from the coding sequence ATGAAGGCGATCGTCCTCGCGGGCGGGGAGGGCACGCGCCTTAAGCCGCTCACGTACAAGCGCCCCAAGCCCCTCATGCCCGTCGCGGGCCGACCCTGCATCGACTACGTGATTCGGTCCCTGGTGGCCTCCGGATTCCAGGAGATCATCACGACGACCTCCTACCTGAGCGACACGCTGATCAAGAGCATCGGGGACGGCCTCGACTACAACGCCTCCATCCTGTACAGCTTCGAGGCGAATCCGGCGGGGACCGCGGGCGCCGTGCGGCGCGTCGCGAACTTCATCGATGACACCTTCGTCGTCGCCATGGGCGACATCCTCGCGGATGTGGACTTCCGCGCCCTGTACGACTTCCACAAGCGCAAGGGAGGCGTCGTCACGATCGCCCTGACCGAGGTCGAGGACCCGACCCAGTACGGGATCGTGGGCCTCGACGCGAAGGGCCGCATCCAGAAGTTCAAGGAGAAGCCGCCCAAGGAGGAGGCGTTCTCCAAGCTCGCGAACGCGGGCATCTACGTGTGCGAGCCCGAGATCCTGGACTTCATCCCCGCGGACCAGAAGTTCGACTTTTCCAAGGACCTCTTCCCCAAGCTCATGTCCAAGGGCCTCGCGCTGTACGGCCAGCGGCTCGAGGGAGTCTGGATGGACATCGGCCGGCCGCATGACCTCTGGCTCGCGTCCATGGAGGTTGTGCGCCGGGAGGGCAAGCCGCTGCGCCGCCCGGGCGTCGCGAGCGAGGGACCCGTGATCCTGGACGCCAGCGCCGTGCTCGAGGACGGCGTGACGTTGACAGGCCCGTGCTACGTTGGGCCGGCCGCCACGATGCGGCGCGCGAGCGTCGTGGACAACGCGTGCCTCTACGAGTCCGCTCGCCTCGAGGGCCGGGCGGTGGTCCGGAAAAGCATCGTCCTTGAGGGCAGCGTCGTGGGGCCAGGCGCGGAGATCGTGGACAGCGTGGTCTCCCAGAACTGTGTGATCGGGGAAGGCGCCCACATTTCCCGAAGCATCATCGGGGACGACATGACCGTGCGCGCCGGCTCGCGCCTCGAGAACGCGACCGTGTCGTGA